One Alnus glutinosa chromosome 3, dhAlnGlut1.1, whole genome shotgun sequence genomic region harbors:
- the LOC133863177 gene encoding uncharacterized protein LOC133863177, with protein MVRRKKRSSARTKPGPSLAPSPSVDPSPPDEKMNVIEDLERAVAAVHGGGLSAALKIIIDSLSRYPESAALHSTRGGIHFQFASQSRDSTAQLQHLRMALFDGRRALQLAPKSISFARYHALTLFELAQNDAAVGYDFDAVIEACERALLLDNPTDPVEDLLGVGGMLYVDNPSPVNRIEEVKKKLVKLMEESKKNKKSVLGHGDAEDKFEQLVDDKSLSEIKDEIESLRRRKEEIIEPCPQNALYPPDDRQRLEEKRKYKNLQKVVSKVDIISRARPYWNDAMNFEDKKELLKIEIEELKAHFDRNKLAMAKEVLMEAIDFAKAWKFWKFWECCCCGDRFLDGQSNVNHITNAHLENTLPDDLRSLVPVMVSEAIADVLDQVDAWKPVDSTSAAEIMENMSSEDLKSVKLPYCDDSRRMAIINSIRVWLRWFITGKLFATSLLRMLQKLTISTLKVKIQKPVLKDYTVHQPLLLICFLEVPELNSLLECLQNLARSCGLRSECETTVKAGHGFSERIVFSSDFSCLLFDERCLRGEIGEPDDGSAVTSHGDNDEAEEVIITHGDDFIYWLWNGGRTIGEQLKEWTSTREASKSQGMMFFKILKREYDILQHMCNRKWEILRYEKPLLNLKNIYLEENEKREEISGYEPQSYRSLLLNRQRELEMESDSVTDSSSFELHMLLSILKEAHIDTDIKEKIKKKRHRMDLELYTVDAIIMTNDAAVRQTGLKLEIVTVRDYRSMMVPLLKSLMQARLQEQVDKDASEKSKAATEALLAELALDAEKNTKKGGFNLGLGQGQGKSKGKKKKQYYKKAKDSKATGGGKEQRPPHPENVEQAYFSAAHGGNDPNPEIGVPVSTDELKQREEELGLEADARMLDEVLEFQRKIENEAKQNRLAEQNRSTCETSEASEDVGSSEQQACFSAGHGGNYPNLEIGVLVSTGELKQREEELSSWETELDEELERKADEALQRSFQMVDEAKQRFLSEQNVGSSVPALSFEGGEDVGSCEQQKQQPRKCGPISLHLTEAEPVVSSEVGEDVGSSEQQQQRQSEPIPLNVAEDVPTVSSEGGKDHDLSEDQHQQQQKQSGPIPLNVVEGVPAVSSEAANLTVSLLL; from the exons ATGGTCCGTCGCAAGAAACGCTCCTCTGCCCGCACCAAACCCGGCCCATCCCTTGCACCCTCTCCCTCCGTCGATCCCTCACCGCCCGATGAGAAGATGAACGTCATCGAAGATTTGGAGCGGGCCGTCGCCGCTGTCCACGGTGGGGGCCTTAGCGCAGCGCTGAAAATCATTATCGACTCTCTTTCGCGCTACCCTGAGTCGGCGGCTCTTCACAGCACAAGAGGCGGCATTCATTTTCAGTTCGCTTCTCAAAGCCGCGACTCTACCGCCCAACTCCAACACCTCAGAATGGCGCTATTTGACGGCCGCCGAGCCCTCCAGCTAGCTCCGAAATCCATCTCCTTCGCGCGCTACCACGCCCTGACGCTCTTCGAGTTGGCCCAGAACGACGCCGCTGTGGGCTACGATTTCGACGCCGTGATCGAAGCATGCGAGCGCGCGTTGCTGCTAGATAATCCTACGGACCCCGTGGAAGATCTCTTGGGCGTTGGAGGGATGTTGTACGTAGACAATCCCAGCCCGGTCAATAGAATCGAAGAAGTGAAAAAGAAGCTCGTAAAGCTAATGGaggaatccaagaaaaacaagaagagTGTTCTTGGACATGGGGACGCGGAGGACAAATTCGAGCAGCTTGTAGACGATAAATCCCTCTCGGAGATAAAGGACGAAATTGAGTCTCTGCGACGTAGAAAGGAGGAGATCATAGAGCCGTGTCCGCAGAATGCATTGTACCCGCCGGATGATCGGCAGAGGCTCGAAGAGAAGAGAAAGTACAAGAATCTCCAGAAAGTCGTGTCCAAAGTCGATATCATATCCCGAGCCAGGCCTTACTGGAACGACGCCATGAATTTCGAAGATAAGAAAGAATTGTTAAAAATAGAAATCGAAGAGCTCAAAGCGCATTTCGATAGGAATAAGTTGGCCATGGCAAAGGAGGTTTTGATGGAAGCCATAGATTTCGCCAAGGCATGGAAATTTTGGAAGTTTTGGGAGTGTTGTTGCTGCGGAGACAGGTTTCTAGATGGCCAATCGAACGTGAACCATATCACGAACGCACATTTGGAAAACACTCTGCCCGACGATTTACGATCCTTGGTGCCGGTAATGGTTTCTGAAGCAATTGCCGACGTGCTTGATCAAGTCGATGCCTGGAAGCCCGTGGATTCCACTTCCGCGGCCGAGATTATGGAAAACATGTCTTCTGAAGATTTAAAGAGCGTCAAGTTGCCTTATTGTGATGATAGTCGACGCATGGCGATCATCAATAGCATTCGCGTGTGGTTGCGATGGTTTATAACAGGCAAATTATTTGCTACGAGCCTTCTTAGGATGTTGCAGAAATTGACAATCTCAACGCTGAAAGTTAAAATCCAGAAACCGGTACTTAAGGATTATACGGTGCACCAGCCGCTACTCTTGATATGCTTTTTGGAAGTTCCGGAGCTTAATTCACTTCTTGAATGCTTGCAAAATCTGGCTAGAAGTTGCGGATTACGTTCTGAATGTGAGACTACTGTGAAAGCTGGTCATGGGTTTTCCGAAAGGATTGTTTTCAGCTCTGACTTCTCATGTCTCCTTTTCGATGAGCGATGCTTGCGAGGAGAGATTGGTGAGCCTGATGATGGGAGCGCAGTGACTTCTCATGGTGATAATGACGAAGCAGAGGAGGTGATAATTACTCATGGTGATGATTTTATTTATTGGTTATGGAATGGAGGTCGTACAATTGGGGAGCAGCTAAAGGAATGGACAAGTACGAGAGAAGCTAGCAAAAGTCAAGGAATGATGTTCTTCAAGATCCTTAAAAGGGAATATGACATCCTGCAACACATGTGTAACAGAAAATGGGAGATTCTGAGATACGAGAAACCGCTGCTGAATCTTAAGAATATATATcttgaagaaaatgagaaaagggAAGAGATTTCAGGGTACGAGCCACAAAGTTATCGCTCCCTCTTGTTGAACCGGCAGAGAGAGCTTGAGATGGAGAGTGATTCTGTGACGGACAGCAGTAGCTTTGAGTTGCATATGTTATTGAGTATTCTGAAGGAAGCACACATAGACACTGACATAAAAGagaagatcaagaagaagagaCATCGGATGGATCTAGAG CTTTACACTGTTGATGCTATAATCATGACAAATGATGCTGCCGTGCGGCAAACAGGGTTGAAACTTGAGATAGTAACTGTTCGTGACTATCGATCTATGATGGTGCCCCTGTTGAAGTCACTTATGCAG GCACGCCTGCAGGAACAGGTTGACAAAGATGCTTCTGAGAAGTCCAAGGCTGCAACAGAAGCTTTGTTGGCAGAGCTTGCTCTTGATGCCGAGAAGAACACTAAGAAAGGAGGTTTTAATCTAGGACTAGGGCAAGGACAAGGAAAGTCAAAGggtaaaaagaagaaacaatattaCAAAAAGGCCAAGGATTCGAAG GCAACCGGTGGTGGTAAGGAGCAGCGTCCGCCTCATCCGGAAAATGTGGAACAAGC TTACTTTTCTGCCGCACACGGTGGAAATGATCCAAATCCTGAGATCGGTGTTCCTGTAAGCACTGACGAATTGAAGCAACGGGAAGAGGAACTTGGGCTTGAGGCAGATGCAAGAATGCTTGATGAGGTGTTAGAGTTCCAGAGGAAAATAGAGAATGAGGCTAAACAAAATCGCCTGGCTGAGCAAAATAGGAGTACATGTGAAACCTCTGAAGCTAGTGAAGATGTTGGTTCAAGTGAGCAACAAGC TTGCTTTTCTGCCGGGCATGGAGGAAATTATCCTAATCTTGAGATTGGTGTTCTTGTAAGCACTGGTGAATTGAAGCAACGGGAAGAAGAACTTAGTAGTTGGGAGACGGAGCTTGATGAGGAGTTGGAAAGAAAGGCTGATGAGGCATTGCAACGTTCTTTTCAGATGGTGGATGAGGCTAAACAAAGGTTCCTTTCAGAGCAAAATGTTGGTTCAAGTGTGCCTGCTCTTTCCTTTGAAGGTGGCGAAGATGTTGGCTCATGTGAGCAGCAGAAGCAGCAACCAAGGAAATGTGGACCAATATCCTTGCATCTGACAGAAGCTGAGCCTGTTGTCTCCTCTGAAGTTGGTGAAGATGTTGGTTCAAGcgagcaacaacaacaaagacaaTCTGAACCAATACCCTTGAATGTAGCAGAGGATGTGCCTACTGTCTCCTCTGAAGGTGGCAAAGATCATGATTTAAGTGAGGACCAGCACcagcaacaacaaaaacaatctGGACCAATACCATTGAATGTGGTAGAGGGTGTGCCTGCTGTTTCCTCAGAAGCTG CTAATCTTACTGTAAGTCTGTTACTGTAA
- the LOC133863101 gene encoding transmembrane 9 superfamily member 7-like, whose translation MGTLYGRTTTTTLFLVLLIVVSAHSFYLPGVAPRDFQTGEALPVKVNKLSSTKTQLPYDYYYLKYCKPKKIVNSAENLGEVLRGDRIENSVYTFQMRKDQSCKVACRETLDAESAKNFKEKIDDEYRVNMILDNLPVAVLRQRRDGSQSTTYEHGFRVGFRILDNLPVSGIKEEKYFINNHLSFRVMYHKDPDTDSARIVGFEVIPKSINHEYKDWDDKDPQVATCNKDTKNAMQGSFVPQEVVADKVVVYTYDVSFKQSEIKWASRWDTYLLMNDDQIHWFSIINSLMIVLFLSGMVAMIMMRTLYRDIANYNQLETQDEAQEETGWKLVHGDAFRPPINSGLLCVYVGTGVQIFAMTLVTMIFALLGFLSPSNRGGLMTAMVLLWVFMGLFAGYSSARLYKMFKGTEWKRNTLKTAFMFPGILFAVFFVLNALIWEEQSSGAVPFGTMFALVCLWFGISVPLVFVGSYLGFKKPAIEDPVKTNKIPRQIPEQAWYMKPVFSILIGGILPFGAVFIELFFILTSIWLNQFYYIFGFLFIVFIILLITCAEITVVLCYFQLCGEDYHWWWRSYLTAGSSALYLFFYSVFYFFTKLEITKLVSGILYFGYMIIVSYAFFVVTGTIGFYACFWFVRKIYSSVKID comes from the exons atgggtaCCCTCTACGGCCGTACAACGACGACGACCCTTTTCTTGGTTCTCCTCATCGTCGTCTCAGCACACTCCTTCTACCTCCCCGGCGTCGCTCCTCGCGATTTCCAAACT GGTGAAGCCCTCCCTGTCAAAGTGAACAAATTGTCATCTACTAAGACTCAACTTCCATATGACTACTACTACTTAAAGTATTGTAAGCCCAAGAAGATTGTGAACAGTGCAGAAAATTTGGGGGAAGTTCTCCGAGGTGACCGCATCGAAAATTCTGTCTATACT TTCCAAATGAGGAAGGACCAGTCATGCAAAGTCGCCTGTAGAGAAACGCTTGATGCTGAATCTGCAAagaattttaaggaaaaaattgatGATGAATACCGGGTTAACAT GATTTTGGATAACCTTCCAGTTGCTGTTCTTAGACAGAGGAGGGATGGAAGTCAGTCAACAACTTATGAGCATGGTTTTCGTGTTGGGTTCAGGATTTTGGATAACCTTCCAGTTTCCGGG ATCAAAGAGGAGAAATATTTCATCAATAACCACTTGAGCTTCAGAGTCATGTATCACAAGGATCCTGACACTGATTCTGCTCGGATCGTTGGGTTTGAGGTTATTCCAAAAAG CATTAATCATGAATATAAGGATTGGGATGATAAGGATCCTCAAGTGGCAACATGCAACAAAGACACCAAAAATGCAATGCAAGGTAGCTTTGTTCCACAAGAAGTGGTCGCAGATAAGGTGGTTGTTTATACATATGATGTTTCATTCAAG CAAAGTGAGATCAAATGGGCATCTCGTTGGGACACATACCTCCTCATGAATGATGATCAGATCCACTGGTTCTCCATCATAAACTCTCTGATGATTGTCCTCTTCCTTTCTGGCATGGTGGCCATGATCATGATGAGAACTCTGTACAGAGATATTGCCAACTATAATCAattggaaactcaagatgaggcTCAGGAAGAAACAGGATGGAAACTTGTCCATGGAGATGCTTTCCGGCCACCAATCAATTCTGGCTTACTTTGTGTTTATGTTGGTACTGGTGTTCAGATATTTGCAATGACACTTGTGACAATGATATTTGCATTGCTTGGTTTCTTATCTCCTTCCAACCGAGGGGGGCTAATGACTGCCATGGTTCTCTTGTGGGTTTTCATGGGCTTATTCGCTGGTTACTCGTCAGCACGTTTGTACAAAATGTTCAAGGGCACAGAGTGGAAGAGGAATACCTTGAAAACTGCATTTATGTTTCCAGGCATTCTTTTTGCAGTCTTCTTTGTTCTTAATGCCCTAATCTGGGAGGAGCAATCTTCTGGGGCTGTGCCTTTTGGAACAATGTTTGCTCTTGTCTGCTTATGGTTTGGTATATCAGTGCCCTTGGTCTTTGTGGGTAGTTacttgggttttaaaaaaccagCTATTGAAGACCCTGTGAAGACTAACAAGATTCCTAGGCAGATACCAGAGCAAGCATGGTACATGAAACCAGTCTTCTCTATACTCATTGGAGGCATTCTTCCATTTGGGGCTGTTTTCATTGAGCTCTTCTTCATCTTGACGTCAATATGGCTGAACCAGTTCTATTACATCTTTGGCTTCCTTTTTATAGTGTTCATTATTCTTCTAATCACTTGCGCGGAGATAACAGTTGTGCTCTGCTACTTCCAGTTGTGCGGTGAAGACTACCACTGGTGGTGGAGATCCTACCTAACTGCTGGATCCTCTGCACTCTACCTTTTCTTCTACTCTGTCTTCTATTTCTTCACCAAACTGGAGATCACAAAGCTGGTTTCAGGCATCCTTTACTTTGGGTACATGATAATTGTATCCTATGCTTTCTTTGTCGTGACCGGTACTATTGGCTTCTATGCATGCTTCTGGTTTGTTCGGAAAATCTACTCCTCTGTTAAAATCGACTGA